GCTGCATGCCCACATGTTCACTACTACGGATACACTAAATATAAGAGCACTACAATAGGCTTTTTATTTTAGAGTAAAATTGGCATTTGCCCTTTTGGGTGGAATTTAGCTGTTTCCTTGTGTTGCTGAACGCAGTTGACACAGATTTGAAATGTTTAAATGTGGCATGTTGTTTCTTGTGTAGTATTTTCCTCCCAGCTATGGTTTGCCTTAGTCTCCTTAAACACTGTCACAAATGTATTAGATGTATTAATAAGCAATGAGAGAGGCATTGCCTCTGAAGTGAGATGAGATTTCATTGAAAATAGCCTTGAGCGATCAGAACAGTAAAGCTTAAAAACCTTGAAGCCTAGATTTAGGTCcctaaataaaacttttttggCCAAGTGCCCTAAAGATTTGCAGAACAGCTTTGGAGGGTACTTAGCAGTTTTTCTCACTGCCTAAATACAAAGTTCAGCATCAGGTGTTCACATCTGCAAGTGCTGTCCTCACATCTTCAAATCTGTGAAAGATGGAAGTACTCCAAACAACCTTAGGATGGAAGAAACAGAGTGAAAAGCCAGTGGCAGTCAGATCATTTTACTGAAAATGTCTGGGAGAtcaaattatatatttatatatgtatatatagaaACAGATTTGATGTGCATGTTGAAGAATATAATTTCTGTGAGGAGTTTCTGCTTGAGTGGCATAAAAGCTGCTGAATGTGTGAAATGTCTTAGGGCTTTTAATTCCTTTCCAGGCACACAGATCTCCTGTTCTGTCCTGGTGATGTGGGAGCATGTGCATGATACTGGGGGAGAGCTGATGGTTGCAATGGACAGAACAGCCTGTCCTTGCTAGCTGCAGCTCACTCGGGTTCTATATTGGTACATGAAGTTAAGGAGCCTTCTCTCCACAGCAGATGAACAAATAAGTGCTAATAAAGACTGATAAGGCAAGAGGATTTGTAAAACACTCAGTTTCCTTGCTGGCTGTCGGTTCAAATGTTAAACAAAACCTGTTCTCTTGTGTCATTATGATGCTTTGTTTTGAAGAAAAGATCTAGTATTTTCTGTAAACCCATTAAAGGCCTGGATTAGTGAAGTGATTGTTTAATTTATAAGAATAAGTTATGCAATAGATCTCAGATTGGAACGGGATAGTAGAGAGAGCCAAGAGATGGTAGAGATGGTAACCTCATGGCACGGAATGTCTGAACAAGCTTAGAAAAATCATTCCTTTCTCCTGGGTCTAGAAGGGTCTGGAGGGTAACTCCTGTGAGgggcagctgaaggagctggggggggctcagcctggagaaaaggaggctcaggggggaccttgtggctctgcacaactcctgacaggaggggacagccggggggatCGGGACCTGctccaggggacagggacaggaggagagggaacggcctcaggctgggccagggcaggctcagggtgggcaccagcaggaatttccccatggaaagggtgctcaggccttggcaggggcttcccagggaggtttggagtgcccacccctggaggtgtccaaggaagggctggaggtggcactcagggctctgggctggggacaaggtgggcatgggcacagctgggactcgaTGGCCTtaggggtcttttccaacctcagtgattaTATTTTATGATTCTCACTACACTGATTCACTTCTGAATCCCTCTTTTAGGACTGAATTCGGTCTGAATTTCCTGCTTACAGCCTCACTGTCACCTGCTCTTGGCTTTTTTCCTACCTTCCCTCACTGCCATCCTTCTCCCCGTTCTTTTGCTTTATCTGGAAGTATGCTACTTCACCAGAATTTACTTCTCCATCCATTCCGAAGAGGTCTTGAAAACTACAGAAGCCTTTCAGGTAGCCAAACAGCATCTGTGTCAGTACTGACACTAAAACCTTCTTGGAATATCTTAGAATTGTGTAGCCACCACCCACAGCTTTCCAAAATGGAGCAACAGTTGATCAAATGAGCACCAGTCCTCACCTCAACTTTGGCTACTTCAATTTCAGATATTCAGAACATCTGTTTTATTTATCACAGCACAAATCTATTTGGAATTCTGTCTCTGGCCACTTCTGAACGAGTTTTTAAAATCTTCCTGGAAATACAAACGTGCAAAGGCTACCCATAAAAATGCTCAGTCTGAACCTTTGCTAAAAGTCTTTCTAATACTGCTTTTATAGAGAGCAgcaaaatttttaattcttgCAATGGGTAGTGGGGAACTTAAATAactaaacaaataaatcaattAATCCCAGAAACTGAATACAATTTCCCAAACAtaaggggaagaaagaaagtaaaaagcaaaatgagGGCAAGATGACAGAAAGGAGACACTACAGTCACTCTCCAAGGAGTACTTAAGTTCTAATTAAAAGTATGTTAAAAATACTTTAGTCATTAGCAAACAAGGTCGCAGGCCCAGCTGCCCAAAGCCtattcacagaaaataaaaatcagcaaCAGGAATTTCAACAAAGACCTTCAATGTGGCCATTGCAGATTACTTGTCTTGCTTTGTTACAGGCATTTATCTGAACCCAATCCCTTCATCCTGATGGGATCCTCAGAGAGATTCAAGAAATGTCTTTTGCACTAATTTTAAACAAGAAGTATCAGCAAAAATTTATTTCATCAAAGCCCTTTGTATTTAAACACTGAAATGGAAGGTTCATAACCCTCTGTTCTGTCATTTGCACCAGTGAAAATCTTTTGCTGGCTGAGCCCTGAGTTTCAAAGAGTATTACTAAAAGGACTAGGTTAAGAGAtgagcaaaaaaagaaaagtgcaaTTTTAGCCAAGATAAATGTGATGAACAACAAGctctgaaagcagaagaaagccTGGCCAATATGAGAAGTTGCTGAGTGTATTTTTGTAGACCAACTTAGGCATTTGTTCTTTCAAGGTATTTTTTTGTTCTATGAGTTTTCATGACCCCATGGAGTAAAACCTACTATAAAAGTTTTTATACTTTGTAGGGATAAATATCTTACAGCAACTCCTctatttccaaaagaaaataatcccaAATTCTTAATATCCATTCTCCTGCTGATGGGAAGGCTTTGATATGTACCATTTGCCACCATATGCCATTCAGGTGTAACAAATGCCTACACAACCAAACATCCTTCTACAGAAAATCTTTATAACTGTTGTACTTAACCACTTCGACCAACAGCAAGCACTTTGTCTTCTCCAGGGAAAAGAACTTTTCTATCTTTTCCACTCGTCACCATTCCACTGCTCTTCACAGTTCCTTTGCCTTCTTTGTACTATGCTCActaatttgtttttaatcaaTTACTAACCAAATCAGAGGGGAAAATTGTAGTTTTCTTTTGCAGCATGAAGAAAATGCTGGATTTAATATCTCTTAATGATAAAAAACCCTGTGTTTGCTGTTTTAAAGTGCTAGGTATACTAGCAAAATTTTAGTGCTGTTTTTTAATAAGTCTGCCTGCAAATTTGCCAGGATGAGGGCATCATCTGGGGAGGGTATTCACCTAATGCCAGTTAAGCCTGTATTTAAAATTTAGGCTAGATgaataaatgctgaaatctgTAAAATGATTGAAATCCCAGCTGTTTGTTGGATGAGCAGAGGCAGCTCAGCTGGGCAGAGCCTTTCCAGCTTtgcagccagctgggcaggCAGGCCAGCAGAAGTTAGAACTTTACAAGCTGCTTCTGCTACTGTGCCAGGAGGAAAATGGAGGCTCCTGCAAAACTAATGAGTTGAAGTACAGCTTTTCTTCATATCACTGAGTCCTCCAGAAACCTTAATTACAGAGGGACAGAGCTTCAGGGTCAGTTATCCAGATTTCAGTTCAAGGATACAAAACTCCCCTTTTTAAATCAACCTGGTATTTCTTGTGTAAAAGCCAAGGGCAGCTTGGGCTGATGAGTTCCCTACAGTGCTGCAGTGGGAggtggagcaggggctgggcttgGTGAAGAGTTCAGCTGCTGAGGGACTTCCCTCAGACAGGCACATTCTACTACTTTAAGTGTCATTCAAGGTGAGGAACCTGAGGGAATGCCCAGACCCTAAATCTGTCTGCAAACGTCCTTCTCCCAGTGCACCACAAACTCTTGAGCTGCTGCAGAATTCCAAAGGAGAAGCAGCCAAGATCTTTTCTTGGGCCCTGGAAATGCATCCCTATCTTTCCTCCTGTATTTCCAGACAGAAAGCTGCTGCCCTACTTACCCTGCTGTGTTTGCTGCAAGAATCCTTCATTTCCAGCTTTACAGAACTatcaggagcagccagggagtCTGAATGCTCAGTGTTTACTGAGTTGCCCTTCCCACTGTTCCCAGAAAAGGCCAGACAAGCGTGGTCTTGGATGAGTGTAACCAGACAAGTAACACTAATTTAATCAGTTCCTAATTGGAATCATGTTGTGACATCATTAAAAACTGGAAACTGGGTGTAAAATGCTATCAAATCATAATTCTAGTAATTTAACTCTGACTTTCCAAAAGTTGTTTTGCAAGGCATGCAACTGTGGCCATGTATTTCAAAAAGTCATTGAGACAGTCTTTCCTTTTTGGGGTTAGTTTTGCAGTCACCTTTGTGGGGAATGTTTTGGTGCTTTATTGAAGGAGGCAGTGAGTGTTTTTGTGGCGGCAGCTCACAAGAAGCTCTGATGCTTTCTGCATCCATGCACATCTCTCCCTGGCATGGCTGGGTGCAAAGAGAGCAGGGTGCTCACTCCAGGCAACAAATCCAAATCCTTGCAGGACACCTCTGACCAAATCAACCACTGGAATATTTGCTCCTTCCTTCTTTGTCTTCCCAAAGTTGTCTTCCTAGTTAAAGTTTGGAAGATCTGGATAAGCTAGTCATTTTACAGCTATTTGGCTAAAACACAGCTATGGATGAGGGAAAACACTGTGGGAAAGCATCGCTGAGCTGGGGAGACACTGGGAAACTGACAGTGCTGCAGGAAAGCTCACTCACTTGAGATGCCCAGACAGAAGTTCAGATACACTTTAAAACACTGAGGGGGCAGCACAGAAAGAGGTAGGACAGACTCAAACTGAACAGATCAGGATCTCAGTCAGGATCAAGGGGAACAGCCTGGAAGTTCAGTAAAAGCCTGGAGAAAGTGAACTGCTGAGTAAACTCATGTTAACATTAGAGACAGGTAAATACTTTATTCAAATTGAGCAAACTTAAGCTAAAGCATCAGGAAAGGTGGGATAATAGGTTTGCTTTAGAAAGAATCGAGATCAAAGTTTCACTgacacagagaggaaaaaaaaccaacacttTTTCCTCAAATCACTTCTTCCTTAAAACAGCTGACCTACAGCTAAGAATATTCAGGGCAACATAGATGAGTGTACTAGAAAGATGCTACCCAAGGTCACAAGCATGGGAAGAACCTGAATAACTGACTGCAGAGTCTgagcctggagtgccaggacacaggagaacagcttcaaactgacagggagtaggtttagatgggatatgaGGGAAAAATCCTtcgctgtgagggtggtgaggtctAGCACAGGttggccagagaagctgtggctgccccatccctggaagtcttCCAGGCctggttggatggggcttggagcaacctgggatggtggaaagTGGGGTGCCCTCCCCTCTGGGGCCCTCCCTAagtttccctgctcccagcaatctgcctttgggagcagctggtgctgctcagTGGCAGGAGTTTATGCCCTGGTGCTTGTTGGGAGACGTGAACTGTGAGATGATCTCCTGCTAAAGCTGGATTAGGAGAGGCTTTGGGGTCTGGTGGGACATGAGTCTGGATTCCCTAGACATAGCAGTCttaacacttttattttttcccctctgtgccTTTCTAAAGATTACTGGCTCAAATACCGGGATTATATATCTTGTATTTTGGGGGGTTCTAAAGCTATTTCAATTTATTTCTCATATTGGAAGCACtgcttttttaatgaaaagagcCCAAATCGAGATGCTGAAGTGTTTCAAACACAGAGCATCACAACTAAATACTTTCAGGAAGGGGCTGATGATCACAGTTGCATAAAATGGGGATTTAACTCTTTTGTAGCGGCTTCATAACTGATCAgtaaaatgagaggaaaaacaGTTTTCCTAAGGAGCTGGCCCAGAATATTTAGCTGCTCAAAGGACTTATTGTAGGAAATATATTTGCCAGAGAGAAAATGAAGTCTGGAAGAGAACCAGCTGTGGGCTGAATGAATTTGAAAAGGCTCTTTCACTGCCTATGCAAGTTTAGTCTATAAATCAAAATTATTAGggcttaatttttaaattttatttcttaagtgGGAGGAGGACCTGCTGCTAAAAGAAGCCAACATGAATTTAACGGGCTCGTTTGTTGAAAGCATGCAATTACAGCCTGAGCAAACTGCAGGCACACAGACAATGGGAGCAGGAACCATCCTGCCCTCCCAgccacacacagacacacagactgCTCTGAGAGCCACAGAGCTTTACCTTTCTGGAGCTTGGATGCATTGTCCTGTATCCAGCTGAAAAGATTGGCAAAGTCACAGTCGCACACCCAGGGGTTGCCCTCCAAGCGGATGGTCCGCAGGGAGGGCAGTGCTTCCAGGGCTGCCACGTTTAGGCTCTGTAAGTTATTGTCATTCAATTCTAACACTTGGAGCTGGTCCAGGTTCTCAAAAGCAGCCTCGTCCACATCCACCAGGTTGTTGTTTCCAAGGCTCAATTTTATCAGTTTCTCTGCTGATTTGAATATCCCAGCATCGAGCTGTGTTAAATTGTTGTAGCTTAAGTCTAAATACACCAGTTTGGTAGAACTGCTAAAAGTGCCCTCTTCTAAAGAGGTGAGGGAGTTATTCCTGAAGTCCAAATAGACTAGATCTCCATAAAATATAAAGAAGTCAGCTGGTATTGCCTGAATGTTGTTATCAGCTATAAGAAGTTTCCGTACATCCAATGGAAAGGGATTAGGAACACTTGGGAGTCCTTGATCCCGGCAGTCTATGGTGTGGTAGTCCATACAGCTACAAACAGCAGGGCAAAGATGACCCCCGGGCAGGAAGAGCAGGCAGGCAAAGCCAGCAAAAGGAAGGaggcaggaaggaaagcatggcAACATCGTCAAGGATCTGGAGGCTGTGATGAGCACCACTTCAGGAGAAAGACATTTTGCTCAGCTGAACAGGAGTGCCTGGtacttgtgtgtgtgtctgaTTGTATCCAGGAGATCACATATCATCACAGATCCGATAGCAGCAGTCcggagggggagggaggagggagggagggaggcaaaTGTGAGGATTTACACTGTCAGAATATTATGATGCTGTACAGGGTGAGGAAAGCAATGATTGGGTACACGGAGGATCTTTCAAAGGACTCCCTTGCTTTTGTGAGCTAAAAAAAGCCCAGAGCCTGTTTGGATATTTGCTGTCTATTCCAGCAAAGGGGAAATCACACCTGATCCTGTGACTCTGACAGCAACAGCTTCTGCTTAAAAAGCCCTTCAGGTAAAAATCCCCGATGAGATCACTTACTGTGTTTCTTAGCAGGAGCCTCCATCAAGGTGACCAACAACTATGGAAATGCAAGCGAGGGTCAGGCAGTGTCCTGGACACCTGCTGAGGACAGGTTTCCCTTTTATTTGTAAAACAGGGAGCAGAAGGGGAGAGCCCAAAGACAAGGAactctgctttgtgctgtttCTGGATTCCTCAGCTGTTGGAGCAAGCCTGTTCACATTTTCTAAATATGACTCAATATCTTTTAAGCAAGAAGAATAACCTACAGCAGCAACAAGGAATATGATCTCCAAAGTGAGGgacttttccttcctgttttaATGACCCAAAAACTACTTTCTACTACAGCACTAGTAATGTCTGTTGGGCCACGTGAAAGTGCAAAATGTGGATCAAATCTTTAGCTAGTTAAAATTGAAttggttttcttcattttcagggGATGGAAATATTTGACAGTCAATCTGCCTGTCTCCTGTGGGACAGCAGAAATGATTTTGCAACAAGGCATCTATGTTTTCCTGACATCCTCAAACCCACACCCACAAAGGCAAGTCCTCAGCTAGCTACACACTTTACTTTTAACTCCATCCCTCCCTCTTTATGTGTAAGCAGAGAGTTTGGAGAGCTGGGGTCACACCTATGTGCTGTGATGGAAGATTTTTCTAGAGACAGATGGTATTTGGGTGGAAGAGCACAAAGTCAAACACCTTTGGCTATTTGGGTGGAAGAGCACAAAGTCAAACACCTTTGGCAAGCTCATTCTTAGGTCAAAGAGGCCAGAAATTTCAATTTAAGGTCATATTTTATAACTGGATTCAGACTATTTTTCATCCAGAATGGGGGACAAAAATTTCCTTCTCAGACAGCCTTTCCTCCAAGATACCTGTGCCTGAACTCAAACAATGAAAGCAGTATCCCCCATCTCTTTTAGTATGTACCTAGAAACACTGAATGCCTGGGAGGGAACAAAGAGGGAGCCTCACTGTTCTCAGCAGCACCACTGACAGAAAACGATGAAATGAGCACAGATTGAAAACCATCTGAACACAAGGAAACACTTCTCTGTCTGTGAGGGTGGCCAGGTTTCCCAGAAAGGTTGAATATCACCACAAAACCCGactggggacagcactgggcAAACTTGCTCCGactctgcttgagcaggggACTGGACAAGTTGAtttccagaggtcccttccaacctcagcatttccctgcactgctctTGGGAAATGAACATATCAAGGTTTATACCTTTGAGTGCCTCTCTCACATTTTGCAGCACACCTTGTTTCTAACTCATAGGTCTTTTATCTAAACCACCTTGAAACAGCCTCTAGATCCCTCCCATAAAGACACATCCTGCTCCAGGTGCCTTTCAtgtcttaaattattttgaaaacacCACCCAGAAAGAAATGGGCACAGCTCCCTCTATAAGCCACCAGGGTAAAACCCAAATAAATTCCTGAGGTGCTTATTTGAAAGTATTTACCTTTAAATTACAAAGGAAGTGGCAGTTTGACAGGCTACCTCTGATTAGTAAAACCCAAACATGCAGAATAACTCTTGGGGTCAGGATTCATTGAATTGGCATCAGCAAGTAACTGCAGCTGATATTTCTCATGCAGAACTGATGCTTTTTTTAACTCTTAGGGCTGTATCTTGCAAACAATTGCTCCTGCTGCAATCTACTGGTTTTTTGCCCCTAATTTAACCAAGACTTTAGGTCAGAGATAAAGATGTTTCTAACACAGGAAAGCAGAACTGCTTTGATGTCTTTAGCAATGTAGTTTTATATGGATAGATTCAGCTCTCTATTAAGAGCAGGTATTTATTCACAGGATTTAAGGGTCTCTGTGGCTCCTCCTCTGCAGACCCCCCTTTTTTTACCAAGTGCACAGAATCAGGATGTGACATTTTCATTTCCAAGATGCCTCAGCCTTCACAGATGGGAGACTACAGACAATAAGGCATAATTTGTGAAAGTTCCAAGAACATGCTTGTGGCAGGGGTGGAAAAGGACTCAGCTTCCCTAAGAATTCCACCAGCCCTTGCTAAAACTACCACTCCTTTCTGTCCAGAACAGCCCTTCCTTTTGCTCAGCTGCTCACCTGTATCCCTTACCTGTCACCCCTGCATCCAAGCCCACCCTGCCAGCCTATTCTGCACAGAGCCTGTGGAGTTCTCCTGGCTGAGATCTCAGGGAAAGGCTTGGCAGGAGAAGAGGGATTCCTGTCAGGTTCAGCATCTTGTGGGAGAGGTATCACATAGGTTTGTGAAGCAtcagccctgctcccacagcagccagggaaaCAGAATTTCTTTGGCAATGTGTGACAGCTCTGATCTTCTGCTGTACAAGTCCAGCTGCAGTGCCTGCCATGGGCTGCTGTCTTTGATTTCAGAGACTTTCTTCCTGACCCATCTTTCACTTTGCAACATTTCCtgtttaattttgtcttttttagcTTCTGcttatttctgtttctcagcTGTTTCCCTCATTCCCTCACAGCACAGAAATTCTTTTGAATCCTTTTGAAGCTTCATTCACTTGCCAAACATTTTGTACCGTTTCGGCTagcaggaagaaagcaaagctttctacctaaaaaatattaaagctttactttttaaaattgcttaTTTGCATCACTCAGTGACAGTAACCTGGGGGTTTGGCTGTGATGTGCTGAGTGCACAGCACCCTCTTGTGCCCTCCTGATactgggcagccacagctgctctgctcccttctGGTGAGCTATTAACAAGTTTTACCATATTTCTGTCTCTCATgttcccttcttcctcttcctgttAAAGAAACCCCaatcaaaaataaaagacaTAAATCAGGTGGTATTCTTACATACTTCAACTGACACTGTGGTAAAACACAAAATTGCATCAGTGAGTAGTCTCAGAAATAAAGGTTTTTTATAATCTGTGCTTCTTCAGTGCTCCCAAGCAAAGGCCCACAGAGCTTTTTCACCTTCTTTCATACTTCCAGAACTACATTTTAGTTCCTACAGGTTTGAAAAAGCACAAACTTCCCAATTGGGAATTGATccccaacaaaaaccccaaatattctTCTTCCACAAAGATGGGATCCCACATTGATGAGATTTTGACTGTCAGCTGATTTATCTGTGAGTCTACCTTCCAGGCTCCCCTAAGGGGACAGAATGGTTTTGAAAAACATGCTTATAAATCAGGATAACAATTCCAGTTGTGGTTCTAAATGTagaggattttgttttgaaTCCTTCTGTGGAGaacaaagaaggaaaaccaaTGTCTCTCCACACCTCCCAGTAGCAGGAGCTGGAAAACCACAACAGTAGGCAGGTTTTGGACTAAAAACAGTGATATGGATTTCCactctttaattttttattcaggATACTACCAGGAGAAACCTTGACAATAAAGGCAGTGACAAAGCACACTGGTCATGGATCCTCAGTGTGCTTCACATCAAGCAGTAAGGAACTAAGAGAAAAAACATTTGCTCCTGACAGAGTTTCTATCTTCCAGCACTCCCCTTAGAAGTGCTCAAAACTTCCCCAAATAATTTAAGTAAAGGAGTTAAAAAGAAAGAGCAATCACTGTGCAGACACACGTGAAGGATTCGGGTCTCAGCCAGTAAATCCTTTCTTCCAAGAGACTTGGACTGAAAACTGTCCATCCTCATGCACATTTTTGAGCAGCTAATTGAGCATATTTTTCCATGAAGGAAGTTATTATTCCAGGCTTATGCTTCATTGAGTTAAGGCACATGTCATGGCCAGGCTGCAGTACCAGGTGCACAGAATGATGGCAAAGGGTTTTCCTCCTCATTTTCAGACATCGCAAGGTGTCCTGGGCACCACTGCTTGAGCCTGAGTGACCAACAGTATGTTAATCAATGCAGCAAGCACTTAAACCATGTGCTAAGCAGCATCTCTGAacataaatcccatttttattcAGATCTTTACCATTTTGGCTTTAGtgtttttgtggtgtttttttttttttttttttttttttttttttttttttttttgttttggtttttttttctcttgagaaAAATTATCCCCTGCTCTGACTGGGCAGTTTTATGAATGCAGCCAAGGGGTACCTCTGGGCAGTTTGCCCTCTGGTCTTATATCTAAAAAGGACTGAAAACGCAAAAGTTTTAACATTTATGAGATGATAGAAACTGTGAGCTGAAGCTTTGTGTTACACCTGCCCAGtccttctctgctgctgctgctgctctgctgggagggaaATTGCATCAAAATTAATCAACGTGGCAGAAGCAATGATTGAATTTGAAAACTTCAGACACTGCAGTTCAGCAGCCAAATGAGACCAGCCTAAACCCATCAAAAGGCTTCCATCATCTGCCCCAGACAGCGTGTCTTACACAGACATGTGGTCACTCCCTTAATGCAAAGCATTTACAGTCACTAAATGCAGTCACAAGAGATGGGAGAGTGTGaattatatttcctttttccctcagGAATGA
Above is a genomic segment from Anomalospiza imberbis isolate Cuckoo-Finch-1a 21T00152 chromosome 23, ASM3175350v1, whole genome shotgun sequence containing:
- the LRRC38 gene encoding leucine-rich repeat-containing protein 38; this encodes MLPCFPSCLLPFAGFACLLFLPGGHLCPAVCSCMDYHTIDCRDQGLPSVPNPFPLDVRKLLIADNNIQAIPADFFIFYGDLVYLDFRNNSLTSLEEGTFSSSTKLVYLDLSYNNLTQLDAGIFKSAEKLIKLSLGNNNLVDVDEAAFENLDQLQVLELNDNNLQSLNVAALEALPSLRTIRLEGNPWVCDCDFANLFSWIQDNASKLQKGLHEIQCSLPMENRRIFLNELSEVSFSECKFSLSLTDLFIIIFSGVAVSIAAILSSFFLATLVHCFQRCAPSKDDDEDEDDSED